A genome region from Cohaesibacter gelatinilyticus includes the following:
- a CDS encoding formyltransferase family protein, with translation MRIVLIGAVEFSKRALDTVLALETCDATVSGVCTLAASTFNADHVDLKPTCDVHGVPCLYVDDINSEESLAWIRDKKPDVIFCFGWPRLLKDDLLRLAPMGVVGYHPTALPANRGRHPLIWALVLGLKETASTFFFMDAGADSGDILSQQPIVITETDAARSLYDKAMDTAMQQIVGFVPQLVCGNYQRLPQDHTKANTWRKRGVADSKIDWRMSAQSVYNLVRGLSHPYVGAEFILNDQPIKVWKARIVQDVPDNIEPGQVVAMQTDGPVVKCGIGAICLLDINPQVSLAEGTYL, from the coding sequence ATGCGCATAGTTTTGATTGGAGCAGTTGAATTTTCCAAACGTGCTTTGGATACGGTGCTGGCTTTGGAGACTTGTGACGCCACTGTGAGCGGTGTTTGTACACTGGCAGCATCGACATTCAATGCGGACCATGTGGATTTAAAGCCAACTTGTGATGTTCATGGTGTTCCGTGTCTGTATGTGGACGACATCAATTCTGAAGAGTCTTTGGCTTGGATCCGGGACAAGAAACCGGATGTGATATTCTGTTTTGGCTGGCCCCGTTTGCTAAAGGATGACTTGCTACGATTGGCACCCATGGGGGTCGTTGGTTATCATCCGACGGCACTGCCGGCAAACCGAGGACGTCACCCGCTGATCTGGGCCTTGGTTTTGGGGCTCAAAGAAACAGCATCTACTTTTTTCTTTATGGATGCTGGAGCAGACAGTGGAGATATTTTATCCCAGCAGCCGATTGTCATTACTGAAACTGATGCTGCCAGATCTTTGTATGACAAAGCCATGGATACAGCGATGCAGCAAATTGTGGGTTTTGTACCGCAATTGGTCTGCGGAAACTATCAACGTTTGCCGCAAGATCATACAAAAGCAAACACATGGCGCAAGCGCGGGGTCGCAGATAGTAAAATTGATTGGCGCATGTCTGCTCAGTCTGTTTATAACTTGGTCCGAGGCCTTAGCCATCCGTACGTAGGTGCAGAATTTATATTGAATGACCAACCTATTAAAGTTTGGAAAGCGCGAATTGTACAAGATGTTCCAGACAATATAGAGCCGGGTCAGGTTGTTGCCATGCAGACTGATGGGCCTGTAGTGAAATGTGGAATTGGCGCAATTTGTCTGCTGGATATCAATCCACAGGTATCCTTGGCGGAGGGAACCTATCTATGA